The genomic window CTGCCGAGGTAGTCGCCGCCGGGACGCAGGTGCGGGCGGTCCTCGAGGCCGGGTGCAGAGGCACCGTAGCGCGCGGGGTGCACAGTGACCGGAGTGCCGGGCGCGAGGCGTCCGGACGGGTCGAGGTCGACGACGCCGGAGAGCTCGTGACCGGGGGTCAGTGGCTCGCGGATCGTGTACTCGCCGTTGGCGCCGTGGAAGTAGTAGTGCAGGTCGGATCCGCAGATGCCCACGAAAGCGACGCGCAGCCGCACCTCGCCGTCGCGGGGCTCGGGGACCTCGCGGTCCTCCCAGCGGATGTCTTCCTTGCTGTGGATGACGAGCGATTTCATCGTCGTCCCCCCTTCGTGGTGAGTGCGGACGACGTCCCGGACGATGCCGAAACCGCATCGGTGATGGCGGCATCCACTCCGCGGGTGCGGATCATGTCGACGAGCTCGCCGACCCGGGCGATGAACGCGTCCTGGTGGGCGAGGGCGGTGCCGAAGAGCTGCAGGTCGGTGATCACGCGGAGGGCGAGTTCTCCGCCATCGCGCACGGTGGCCGAGAAAGCGGCGAGGCGTTCGCGCGCCGAGTCGGTCATTGCGGCCGCTTCGATGCCGGGATCGAATCCGGGCAGCGGGGCGAGGCAGGAGAGGTAGCCGGCGACGGTGAGCGCGATCAGGTGCGGCATCTCGCCGCGCCCGAGTGCCTGCAGCGCGGGCTCAGGGATGCGCTGGCGGAGCTTCACCGAGCCGTCGGAGCCGACCTGACTGGTGCGGTGACCAAGGGCGCTGTTTCCCCAACGCTCGAAGAGCTGGCCCTCGTACTCACGGATGTCGACACCGGTGGGCACCTCGACCGACGGCTCGTACTCGCGGCGCATGACGGAGCGCGCGGCATCCTCGATCCCGCCCAGGCCGATGGCCTCGGGGATCGTCGCGACGCCGCGGAGAGCGCCGAGGTACGCGATGAGCGAGTGGGTGCCGTTGAGCAGGCGCACCTTCATCTGCTCGTAACGGCCGACCTCGTCGGTGAAGACGGCACCACCCGCCTCCCACGCGGGGCGTCCGGCGGCGAACCGGTCCTCGATGGCCCACATCGAGAACGGCTCGCCCGGCACGGGGATCTCGTCTCGGGCGCCGAGGAGCGTGCCGACCTCGTTGCGCAGCTGCGGCGTCGTGGCAGGGACGATGCGGTCGACCATGCTCGAGGGGAACGTCACGGCGCGGTCGAGGAAAGCGAGGGCATCGGATGCCTCGCCGCCGGGCAGCGCCTGGAGGAACTCGCGCACGAGCTTCTCGGTGTGCTTGCCGTTGGCCGCGAGGTTGTCGCAGCTGAGCACCGAGAGCGGCTCGCCCGCGCCGGCCGCCCGAGCCTGCAGCCCACGGGCGAGCTGTCCGATGGTCGACCGGGGTGCGCCGCCGGCGAGGTCTGCGCGGA from Microbacterium sp. zg-Y625 includes these protein-coding regions:
- a CDS encoding mannitol dehydrogenase family protein, with amino-acid sequence MTINADLRMLSRTTPAATAPLVNPAGAGILHLGLGSFHRAHQAMYTAAALQKEGGSWGIVGVASRSRTVVEALRAQDFLYSVATISPAGTTLAIPGVHSDAFVAADQPERVVAHIADPAIRIVTLTVTENGYSYSASTEHLDLDDPSVRADLAGGAPRSTIGQLARGLQARAAGAGEPLSVLSCDNLAANGKHTEKLVREFLQALPGGEASDALAFLDRAVTFPSSMVDRIVPATTPQLRNEVGTLLGARDEIPVPGEPFSMWAIEDRFAAGRPAWEAGGAVFTDEVGRYEQMKVRLLNGTHSLIAYLGALRGVATIPEAIGLGGIEDAARSVMRREYEPSVEVPTGVDIREYEGQLFERWGNSALGHRTSQVGSDGSVKLRQRIPEPALQALGRGEMPHLIALTVAGYLSCLAPLPGFDPGIEAAAMTDSARERLAAFSATVRDGGELALRVITDLQLFGTALAHQDAFIARVGELVDMIRTRGVDAAITDAVSASSGTSSALTTKGGRR